A segment of the Candidatus Acetothermia bacterium genome:
GTCACCTTCTGGAATGCCTCGAGCTCGGCCCCGCTCCACAGGACCATGATCGTCACCGCGCCCTGGGCGAGGCCGGCCACCAATCCGACCAGCAGAAGTCCAACCGCCAATCGCTTAACCATCGGACACCTCCCTAGTTCGTGAGTTGTCACCGCATTGCTCGTTGGCGTGTTCTCCTGGTCTCACCCCCTTTGGGCCAGAAGTGGCGCTGGGTTAGCGTACAGGTCTCGTACCACGGCGATGGCCGCCCCGAGAGCGGCGGTCGGCCCCCGCGCCCGGGCCGGGGCCACCTCCACCACGTCCGGGAACTCCCCCTCCAGGGCCTTCTGAACCCGGCGGCGACAGCCCTCGATGAACAATGGCTCCTGCTCGCCCAGCATCTCGGCGTGGATCACCACCCGTCCCGGGTCGAACAGGGTCACCGCGTGCACCAAGGGGTCGGTGACCCGATCCACCAAGAGGTCGATCTGTTTACGGGGGGAAAGGCCGGCCAACCCTCCCGGCTCCACGAACGCCCGGTACAAGGCTCCACCGTGGCCATGAGCGCCAAGGTACACGTCTCCGTCCACCAGTACGCTCGCCCCAACTCGGATGTCCCCGTGCAGTCCGGGCCGGAGGGCGAAGTAGAGGAGGACGTCGTCGTCCCAACCCCCCTGATGGGCCTCGGCCAAGGCCATGAGGTGCATGTCGTGGTGGATGCGCACCGGGATGGGAAACTCCCGTTCCAGGATCTGCCGGGCCGGGACCCGGTGCCAGGCGGGCAAGGTCTGGCCCACGAAGTTCGCCGTTCCGTCGGTGAGGAACGCGGGCAGGCCCAACCCGATCCCGGCCACCTTGGGCCAACGAAGGCCGACCTCGTTGGCCCATCGGCGGAGCTCCTCCGCCACATGGCGCAGCACCGTGGCTGGGCCGGCGAGGCCCTCGACGGTGAGGCTTTTGGCGTGGAGCGCAGTGCCCCACAGGTCGGTGAGGACGAACTTCAGGCGGGGAAGTTCCACGTCCACCCCCAACGCCAGTCGGGCCTCCCCGTGGACGCGGAACACCACGGCCGGGCGGCCGCCCCACGGGGCCCGCGTCCCACACGGATGCACCAGGTCCAGACGCCGCAGCTCGCCCAGCGCCTTGTCCACCGTGGGGCGGGACAGGCTGAGGTTGACCTCCAGTTCCCGGCGGGTGACCCCAGCCGGAGTCCACGCCGCGCGCAGCACGTCGGCCAACGACTTCACCGCCATTTGGACAAGATTTTTGCAAAACCATTGTAAGAGAGCCACGGAGCCCCGTCAAGTGGACAGAGGGGGGCAGGTTCTCCTGGTTCGGGCCGGGGCGGTTGAGCGGGATCAGCCCGAGGGATGATCTTGGTCATGGAAGGGCGGACTTCCGTTCCCTATCGTTATAGCGTGCGCCAGGAGATACGGTTCGCCGGCTTTGGCGGCCAGGGGATCATCTCCGCCGGCCGCATCACCGGGCAGGCCGCGGTCATCTACGACGGCAAGCACTCCGTCCTCATCCAGTCCTACGGCCCGGAGGCCCGCGGCGGGGCATGCGCGGCCGAGGTCATCGTGTCCGACCGACAGGTGGACTACCCGATGGTGGTCCAGCCGGATGTCGGGGTCATCATGTCCCAAGAAGGCTATGAGAAATACGGCCATGACCTGCGTCCCGGGGGCCTCCTCCTCGTAGACCAAGACCTGGTCCAGCACGAGCCCCGCTCCGATGTGCAGGTGGTGGAGGTCCCGGCGACCCGCCTCGCCGAATCCTTGGGCCGCAGGATCGTGGCCAACGTGGTGATGCTCGGGGCGCTCGGGGCGGCATGGCCCACCGTGTCCCGGGATGCCCTGCTCAAGGCGGTCCTCGCCGCTGTCCCCCCCCACACCCGCGACCTCAACCAGCGGGCGTTCGAGGAGGGCTACAACTACGTGAAGGAGAACTTCCATGAACCGTAATCCGTTACCCGTGGGTCGCCATTCTTCAAACACTGATCGCGGCCCCCAGTCAGCACCTTATGGATCACGGATTGCGGATCACCGGTCACGGATCACGGATCACGGATCACGCCCCAGGATTGGAGTGTTCGTCTGCCACTGCGGCAAGAACATCGCCGGCACGGTGGACGTGGCCCGGGCAAGCGAGGTCCTGGCGCGCCATCCGGGGGTGGTCTACGCCACCCACCACGAGTACATGTGCTCCGACCCCGGCCAGGAGCTCCTCCGGCGGGCGATTCGTGAACACCGCCTCACCGGAGCGGTGGTGGCTGCGTGCTCGCCGTCCATGCACGAGACCACGTTCCGCCGGGCGGCAGCCGGTGCTGGGTTGAACCCGTACCTTGTGGAGATCGCCAACATCCGCGAGCAGTGCTCGTGGGTGCACGAGGGCCCAGCGGCCACGGACAAGGCGATCCGGGTGACCCGGGCGATGGTGGAGAAGGCCAAGGGCAACCACCCCCTGACCCCGATGGAGGTGGGGCACGCCACGAAGTGCCTGGTGGTCGGTGGGGGGATCGCCGGGATCCAGGCCGCCCTGGACGTGGCCGACGCCGGGTTCGAGGTCCTGCTCGTGGAGAAGAGCCCCACGATCGGGGGGCGCATGGCCCAGCTCTCGGAGACGTTCCCCACCCTCGACTGCTCCCAATGCATCCTTACCCCGAAGATGGTGGAGGTCGCCCATCACCCGCGGATCCGGCTCCTCACCTATTCCGAGGTGGAGGAGGTGTCCGGGTTCATCGGGAACTACCACGTCCGCATCCGCAAGAAGCCGACCTATGTGGACCCGGACAAGTGCAACCTGTGCGGGGAGTGCGCCAAGGTCTGCCCGATCCGCGTTCCGAGCGGGTTCGACTGCGGGCTCTCCGAGCGGGCGGCGATCTACATCCCGTTCCCCCAGGCCGTGCCCTCCTCGTACACCCTGGACGAGGGAAGCTGCTTGGGACTCGTGCCGCTCCGGTGCGGGGAGTGCGCCAAGGTCTGCGAGCCCAGGGCCATCGACTTCGACATGCACGAGGAGCTCCTGGAGGAGGACGTGGGGGCAATCATCCTCGCCACCGGGTACGAGCTCTACCCCAAGGAGGCGATGGCCGAGTACGGCCACGGGACGATTCCCGACGTGATCGACGGCCTCCAGTTCGAGCGGATCCTCTCGGCGTCCGGACCCACCCGGGGCGAGGTGCGGCGGCCGTCCGACGGCCGGGTGCCCAAGGAGGTCGTGTTCATCCAGTGCTCCGGGTCCCGCGACCCCGAGCTCCACAAACCGTACTGCTCGAAGATCTGCTGCATGTACACCGCCAAACACGCCCTTCTTTACCGCCACGCGGTCCACGACGGAAAGGCCTACGTGTTCTACATCGACATCCGCGCCGGGGGGAAGGGGTACGAGGAGTTCGTGAACCGGGCGATGGAGGAAGAAGGGATCCTCTACCTTCGCGGCAAGGTGGCCAAGGTGTTCCGCGAGGGGGACAAGGTCATGGTGTGGGGGGTGGATACCCTGACCGGAAAGCGGGTCGAGGTGGCGGCGGACCTGGTGGTGCTCGCCCAGGCGGTGGTGCCGACGACCGGGGCGCCGGAGCTCCCCCGCAAGCTGCGGGCCGCGGTGGATGCCCATGGGTTCCTTCAAGAAGCCCACCCCAAGCTGCGGCCGCTGGAGGCGCTCACCGGTGGGATCTTCCTCGCCGGGGCGGCCCACGCCCCTAAGGACATCCCGGAGGCGGTGGCCCAAGGATCAGGGGCAGCGGCGAAGGCGGTGGCGATCCTTGCGGCCCCGGTGCTCACCCATTCCCCGGAGGTGGCGGAGGTGGACGAGGCCCTGTGCTCCGGTTGCCGCATCTGCGCCCCACAGTGTCCGTACACGGCGATCACCGTGGACGAGGTGGCCCACGTGAACGAGATGCTGTGCGAAGGGTGCGGCACGTGCGTCGCGGCCTGCCCGAGCGGGGCGATGACGATGCGCAACCTCTCCGACGTCCAGGTCCAGAGCATGATCCGCGCCGCCTTGAGCGAGGTCCCCGAGCCCGCGGAGGTGAAGGGTGGCTGAGGCCGGGTTCGAGCCGCGGATCGTGGCGTTTCTCTGTCGGTGGTGCGCCGGGGCCGGGGCCGATCTCGCCGGCACCAGCCGCCTCCAGTACCCACCCAACGCGATCCCGATCCGGGTCAACTGCTCGGGCCGGGTCGAGCCGAGCTGGGTCGTGGACGCCCTGCGATCCGGAGCGGACGGCGTGCTGATCGGCGGCTGCCACCCCGGGGACTGCCACTACGTGGTGGGGAACTACAAGGCCCGCCGTCGCGTGTACCTCCTCCGCAAGGTGCTCGAGGAGCTCGGGGTGGAGCCGGAGCGGGTGCGCCTGGAATGGGTGTCGGCCACCGAGGGGGCCCGGTTCGCCCGGGTGATGACCGAGTTCGTGAAAGAGTTGCGGAGGCTCGGCCCACTGCAGGGAAATGGACAAGGGTGATGGGCGATGACTGAAAAACTCGAACGTATGAGCCCTAGAGGTCAAGAAAACTCGCCGCGCACTTCCGATTTGTCACCCGTCACCCATCACCCATCGCTGAAGCTCGCCGTGTATTGGACCGGAAGCTGTGGGGGGTGCGACGTCTCGTTCCTCGAGCTGGGGGCGGCGCTCCTCGACGTCCTTTCCAAGGTGGAGATCGTGTTCTGGCCGGCGCTGGTGGACGCGAAGCGCGCCGACGTCGAGGCCCTCCCGGCGGGGGCGATCGACGTCGCCCTCATCAACGGGACCCTACGCACCGAGGAGAACCGGGAGATGGCCGAGCTCCTGCGGGAGAAATCCAAGCTCATCGTGGCTTATGGGGCGTGCGCCCACCTCGGGGGGATCCCGGGGCTGGCCAACCTGTCCCAGCGTGAGGAGATCCTGGCTGCCGTGTTCGGGGATGGGTTCCGGCCGACGCCACCCCCGGGAGGATCGCCGGAGGATGCCCCCCCGGAGCTCCTCGCCGAGGCGCTGCCCCTGTCGGCGGCGGTTCGGGTGGACTACGTCGTCCCCGGCTGTCCTCCCCCGCCGGGGTTGATCTCCCGGGCCTTCGACGCCCTCCTCGGGGAGCTGCCACCAACCGGGCACGTGTTCGCCCCCGAGAAGGCCCTGTGCGAGGAATGCCCCCGGACCAAGGAGGAGCGGAGGCTGACCCAAGTGGTGCGCCCCCACGAGGTGCTTCCGGACCCGGAGAAGTGCCTCCTCGATCAGGGGATGATCTGCCTCGGGCCGGTGACGCGGGGCGGGTGCGACGCCGCCTGTCCCAAGGCCGGGATGCCCTGCACCGGCTGCCTCGGCCCCACCCCCAATGCCGGCGACCAGGGGCTGGCGATGCTCTCGGCTCTGGCCTCCCTGGTACGGGCCGGGGAGGAGGGTGAGGCCGCGTTCGCTTCCGAGGACAAGGTCCTCGACGCGATCGTCGACCCGGTGGGGACGTTCCACAAGTACGCCCTCCCCGCGACGTGGAGGGTCCCCTCCCCCCTTCGTGGGGGAGGGTCAGGGAGAGGGGGGCGCCCGTGAAGAAGATCGCCATCGACCCCATCACGCGCCTGGAGGGGCATGGGAAGATCCTCCTCTACCTGGACGAGGAGGGAGGCCTCAAGGGGGCGGTGCTCCAGGTGCCGGAGCTGCGGGGGTTCGAGCGGTTCTGCCGCGGCCGTCGGGCCGAGGAGATGCCCCAGACCACCGAGCGCATCTGCGGGGTGTGCCCAGAGGCCCATCATCTCGCGTCCGCCAAGGCCCTGGACGTCGCGTACGGAGCGGAGGTCCCGCGGGCGGCCCGCCTCCAACGGGAGCTCTTCTACAACACCTACATCTTCTCCGATCACCTCCTCCACCTCGTGTTCCTCGGCGGGCCCGATTTGCTCCTCCCCAAGGACACCCCGAAGTCCGAACACAACGTGCTCGGGGTGCTCAAGGCGTTGCCCGAGCTGGGAAAAGAGGTGGTCACGGTACGGGCCCGCGCCCAGCGGGTCCTCGAGCTGATCGGGGGGAAGGCCATCCACCCCGTGTTCGCCCTGCCCGGGGGGGTAGCCAAGCCGCTTGCGAAGAAGGACCAGGAGGAGATCCAGGGCCATGCACAGGTGATGGTGGAACTGAGCCAGCGGATGGTGGCGTTCTTCCACGAGGAGGTGCTGCCGGATCCGGAGCTCCAAAGCCTGCTCCTGGCGGAAGAGGCCCGCCTTCCCACCCACTACCTGGGGACGGTGGACGAGAACGGGGCCCCGAACTTCTACCACGGAAAGGTCCGCGCTGTTTCTGCAGACGGGGACGAGCTGTTCCAGCTCGACCCCGCGGGCGCCATGGCCCGGATCGCCGAGCGCGCCGAGCCCTGGACGTACGTGAAGTTCCCGTACCTCAAGGACATCGGCTGGTCTGGGTTTGAAGGCGGCTCCCGATCGGGGATCTACCGGGTGGGACCACTGGCCCGGCTGAACGTCGCCGAGCGGATGGCCACCCCGCTCGCCCAGGAGGAGTTCGAGCGGTTCCTCGATTTCTTCGGGGAGCGGCCGGTGCACGCCACGT
Coding sequences within it:
- a CDS encoding ROK family protein produces the protein MAVKSLADVLRAAWTPAGVTRRELEVNLSLSRPTVDKALGELRRLDLVHPCGTRAPWGGRPAVVFRVHGEARLALGVDVELPRLKFVLTDLWGTALHAKSLTVEGLAGPATVLRHVAEELRRWANEVGLRWPKVAGIGLGLPAFLTDGTANFVGQTLPAWHRVPARQILEREFPIPVRIHHDMHLMALAEAHQGGWDDDVLLYFALRPGLHGDIRVGASVLVDGDVYLGAHGHGGALYRAFVEPGGLAGLSPRKQIDLLVDRVTDPLVHAVTLFDPGRVVIHAEMLGEQEPLFIEGCRRRVQKALEGEFPDVVEVAPARARGPTAALGAAIAVVRDLYANPAPLLAQRG
- a CDS encoding 2-oxoacid:acceptor oxidoreductase family protein, with product MRQEIRFAGFGGQGIISAGRITGQAAVIYDGKHSVLIQSYGPEARGGACAAEVIVSDRQVDYPMVVQPDVGVIMSQEGYEKYGHDLRPGGLLLVDQDLVQHEPRSDVQVVEVPATRLAESLGRRIVANVVMLGALGAAWPTVSRDALLKAVLAAVPPHTRDLNQRAFEEGYNYVKENFHEP
- a CDS encoding CoB--CoM heterodisulfide reductase iron-sulfur subunit A family protein, coding for MTDHGSRPRIGVFVCHCGKNIAGTVDVARASEVLARHPGVVYATHHEYMCSDPGQELLRRAIREHRLTGAVVAACSPSMHETTFRRAAAGAGLNPYLVEIANIREQCSWVHEGPAATDKAIRVTRAMVEKAKGNHPLTPMEVGHATKCLVVGGGIAGIQAALDVADAGFEVLLVEKSPTIGGRMAQLSETFPTLDCSQCILTPKMVEVAHHPRIRLLTYSEVEEVSGFIGNYHVRIRKKPTYVDPDKCNLCGECAKVCPIRVPSGFDCGLSERAAIYIPFPQAVPSSYTLDEGSCLGLVPLRCGECAKVCEPRAIDFDMHEELLEEDVGAIILATGYELYPKEAMAEYGHGTIPDVIDGLQFERILSASGPTRGEVRRPSDGRVPKEVVFIQCSGSRDPELHKPYCSKICCMYTAKHALLYRHAVHDGKAYVFYIDIRAGGKGYEEFVNRAMEEEGILYLRGKVAKVFREGDKVMVWGVDTLTGKRVEVAADLVVLAQAVVPTTGAPELPRKLRAAVDAHGFLQEAHPKLRPLEALTGGIFLAGAAHAPKDIPEAVAQGSGAAAKAVAILAAPVLTHSPEVAEVDEALCSGCRICAPQCPYTAITVDEVAHVNEMLCEGCGTCVAACPSGAMTMRNLSDVQVQSMIRAALSEVPEPAEVKGG
- a CDS encoding hydrogenase iron-sulfur subunit; this encodes MVAFLCRWCAGAGADLAGTSRLQYPPNAIPIRVNCSGRVEPSWVVDALRSGADGVLIGGCHPGDCHYVVGNYKARRRVYLLRKVLEELGVEPERVRLEWVSATEGARFARVMTEFVKELRRLGPLQGNGQG
- a CDS encoding oxidoreductase, which gives rise to MYWTGSCGGCDVSFLELGAALLDVLSKVEIVFWPALVDAKRADVEALPAGAIDVALINGTLRTEENREMAELLREKSKLIVAYGACAHLGGIPGLANLSQREEILAAVFGDGFRPTPPPGGSPEDAPPELLAEALPLSAAVRVDYVVPGCPPPPGLISRAFDALLGELPPTGHVFAPEKALCEECPRTKEERRLTQVVRPHEVLPDPEKCLLDQGMICLGPVTRGGCDAACPKAGMPCTGCLGPTPNAGDQGLAMLSALASLVRAGEEGEAAFASEDKVLDAIVDPVGTFHKYALPATWRVPSPLRGGGSGRGGRP
- a CDS encoding Ni/Fe hydrogenase subunit alpha; translated protein: MKKIAIDPITRLEGHGKILLYLDEEGGLKGAVLQVPELRGFERFCRGRRAEEMPQTTERICGVCPEAHHLASAKALDVAYGAEVPRAARLQRELFYNTYIFSDHLLHLVFLGGPDLLLPKDTPKSEHNVLGVLKALPELGKEVVTVRARAQRVLELIGGKAIHPVFALPGGVAKPLAKKDQEEIQGHAQVMVELSQRMVAFFHEEVLPDPELQSLLLAEEARLPTHYLGTVDENGAPNFYHGKVRAVSADGDELFQLDPAGAMARIAERAEPWTYVKFPYLKDIGWSGFEGGSRSGIYRVGPLARLNVAERMATPLAQEEFERFLDFFGERPVHATFAYHWARLAEMVQAAEAAAALAQDEGLTGADVRGRLGQPGEGIGAVEAARGTLFHHYRLNGEGLVEWVNLIVATTHNAAGIGLSVKQMAEAVVRQGNLDEELLNRVEMAFRAYDPCLACATHFLPGETPLVLEVYDAYGNLARRIGR